CTACTGGCATGGTAGGTGCACCTGCGTGCGGTGACGTAATGAAACTGCAATTGAAAGTGGGTGAAAACGGTATTATCGAAGATGCTAAATTCAAAACTTATGGTTGTGGTTCTGCTATTGCTTCTAGCTCATTGGTTACTGAATGGGTTAAAGGCAAAACCCTAGACGAAGCCGTCACCATTAAGAATACCGATATTGCTGAAGAGTTAGCATTGCCACCAGTGAAAATTCACTGTTCGATCTTGGCTGAAGATGCAATCAAAGCAGCAGTAGAAGACTACAAGTCAAAACACAGCAACGCTTAAGTATCGACGAGGAGCCAGTTTTGGGAATTAAAGTATCTGATGCAGCCGCACAACGAGCACGTAGCTTTCTTACCAATCGCGGTTCGGGACTGGGTTTGCGTCTAGGGGTAAAAACCACGGGATGCTCAGGTTTGGCTTACGTATTGGAATTTGTTGATGAAGCCAATCCTGATGATCAGGTTTTTGAAGACAATGGTATAAAAATCATTATTGATGGTAAGAGTTTGGTTTACCTTGATGGCACCGAGTTGGACTTTGCAAAAGAAGGCCTGAATGAAGGCTTTTTATTCAACAACCCTAATGCTAATGGGGAATGTGGTTGCGGTGAAAGTTTTAATGTTTAACTTTTGCCGTCAATCCAGTTGCCTTCTTCACAACAAAATTTAAAGACTCTTGATGAATTTTTTTGCACTTTTTGGTTTGCCTCAACAGTTCCATATCGACATGGCTGTGTTGTCTGCAACCTACCAATCTCTTGCACAAGTAACTCACCCTGATAAATTTTCAGCTGCTGGTGGTAAAGAAAAACTGCTAGCAGTTCAAAAAAATGCGCAAGTCAATGACGGTTATCAAGTCCTCAAAAAACCACTTAGCCGTGCCGAGCATTTGCTCGAACTACGCGGCCTTGAGTTGCAGCACGAAACCCAGACTATGCAAGACAGTCAATTTTTGATGCAACAAATGGAATGGCGCGAAGAATTGCATGAAATTGAAAAAGCATCAGAGCCAGAGCGCGCATTAGCAGCTTTAGAGCTCCAAATCGCTGCGCAAACTAAACAACATTTTAGCAGACTAGAGTCGTTACTGAATCAGCAGAATGCCGAAGCAGATAAAAACGCCGCCATGGAAGTGCGTAAACTTAAGTTTTTGGAAAAAATGAAAAAAGAAATTGAATTAAAAGAAGATGCGCTATTTGATTACTAAAGCCAATCAGCGGCAAGGTAAGAGACAAGATAAGCGTATAAATAATGACAGGTAATATTTGAATATGGCACTACTCCAAATTGCAGAACCAGGACAAGCCGCTGCCCCTCATCAACGCAAACTCGCTGTTGGTATCGATTTAGGAACAACCAATTCATTAGTTGCTTCAGTGATAAGCGGTAAAGCTGAAACCTTAGTCGACAACAAAGGGCGCGCCATATTGCCATCGGTAGTGCACTACAGCGACAGTGGTATTGATGTTGGAGAAGAGGCTAAACAATCTGCCAATTTAGACCCCGCTAACACTATTGTTTCAGTGAAACGCTTACTCGGCCGAAGTTTACAAGATATTCAGCAACATTATCCTAACTTGCCCTATATATTTGATTCCAGCACTCCAAATGTCAGCATGCAGGTAGCTAATCGCTGGGTTAATCCTATTCAAGTCTCAGCAGATATTTTAGCGACCCTCAAGCTACGCGCAGAGCAAACCCTAGGTGATGAATTGACGGGTGCGGTAGTAACAGTGCCTGCTTACTTTGACGATGGTCAACGTCAAAGCACCAAAGACGCCGCACAATTGGCCGGCTTGCATGTTTTGCGCTTGTTAAACGAGCCCACAGCTGCGGCTATTGCCTATGGTTTAGATTCAGGTCAAGAGGGCGTTATTGCCATTTATGATTTAGGTGGAGGTACCTTTGATATTTCCATTTTACGCTTATCAAAGGGCGTGTTTGAAGTATTGTCTACCGGTGGTGACACGGCGTTAGGAGGAGATGACTTTGATCAGCTAATATTCGAGCATATTTGCCTGCAGGCTAATCTCCCTAATGAAATTTCAATCCACTTACGTCGTCGTTTGTTAGATGATGCCAAAGCTGCTAAAGAAGCATTGAGTTCTGATTCGGCAGCCGAAGTAAGTTTTACCGATGATCAGGGTCAAGTGCACAATGTGGTTATTAGCGCATTGAAATTTGAAGCCATGATTGCCCCATTGATTAAGAAGACTCTGCGAGCGTGTAAGCGTGCAGTAAAAGATGCCGAAATTGAGTTAGATGAAGTACTGCAGGTTGTGATGGTGGGCGGTTCAACACGGGTGCCAACGGTGCGTACGGAAGTCGGGCAGTTCTTTGGCAAAATGCCATTGACCTCGATTGATCCTGATAAAGTGGTCGCTATTGGTGCTGCGATTCAAGCCGATATTCTAGCTGGCAATAAACCTGACAGCGAAATGCTGTTGCTAGATGTGTTGCCTTTATCCCTTGGGATAGAGACCATGGGCGGGTTGACTGAGAAAATAATTCAACGCAATACCACAATTCCCGTTGCCAAGGCACAGGAATTCACTACCTTCAAAGATGGCCAAACTGCGATGATGGTGCATGTGTTACAAGGTGAACGGGAACTGATTAAAGACTGTCGTTCGCTGGCGAAGTTTAATTTGACTGGAATTCCGCCGATGACGGCTGGTGCAGCGCATATCCGTGTGACTTTCCAAGTAGATGCAGACGGTTTATTAAGCGTCACCGCAATGGAAAAATCCTCTGGTGTTAAAGCCGAGATCCAGGTTAAACCTTCTTATGGGCTGGAAGAAGATGAAGTTGCCAACATGCTCAAATCTTCAATGGAAAATGCCCAGCAAGATATGCAAGCTAGGATGTTAAAAGAGCAGCAGGTAGAAGCGGCTAGGGTAGCTGAGTCACTTACCAGCGCGTTACAAAAAGATGGCGCAGATTTGCTCAGTACAGAAGAATTAAACGCCCTTGAGTATGCTATGGCTCAAATGCTTGTGTTAGCTAATCAAGATGATATAGCAGCAATAAAAGCGGCTATAGAACAAGTCGATAATATTAGCCAAGAATTCGCGGCAAGGCGAATGGACAAATCTATTCACAAGGCGTTGGCGGGTCACTCAGTCAACGAATTATAACGATTTAAGAGGATCATAAAATGCCACAAGTTATATTTTTACCCCATGCTGAACTGTGCCCTGATGGCGCGGTATTGGAAGGTAAAAAAGGCACATCCGTGTTAGATGTAGCGTTGCAAAATGGGATTGGCATCGAACATGCTTGCGAGAAAGTGTGTGCCTGCACAACCTGCCATGTTTTGATCCGCGAAGGTCTAGATTCGCTTCCTGAAGGTGATGAGCTAGAAGAAGATATGTTGGACAAGGCTTGGGGTTTAGAGCCAGACTCTCGACTAGGCTGCCAAGCGATTATTCAAGACGAAGATTTGGTGGTAGAAATACCCAAATATACCGTCAATCAAGTGAGCGAAGGCCATTAGTTTTTAAGCTTCTTGCTAGCAAATTCTAAAGGCACCTTACCGTGCCTTTTTTATTATCTAATCGTTCTCTCTTATGAGGACACCCACCGTATTTAGCATGGACAGCCAACGTATTTAGCATGGACAGCCACCGTGTATTTTGCATGGACACCCACCGTATTTAGCATTATTTTGCATGGACACCCACCGTATTTAGCATGGACAGCCAATAAGTCTGCTATCCACTTAAATGTCTTAATTACGCCATGAAACTGCAAATAAACTGTCACTGAATTGTCCATTAACAGTCACTTAAAAACGTCAACATCTTTGTCTTACTGCTCAAGAGTCAACTCCCCTTAAAATATAAAGGCATAAAACATGAGAATAAAAAAAGGTTTAAGTTTGCTTAGCTTGGCATTTGCCGTTCCATTGGGATTATCAGGATGTATGGATGATGGTGAAGATGGTGCTGCAGGAGCGAATGGAACACAGGGTACTCCAGGTATAGTGAGTCTGGTGCGTCAAACAACTTTGTTTAGCGGTGACGCACAATGTTTCCAAGGTGGAACTGAAATCGCATCTGGTCTAGACCATGATGGGGATGCTGTATTAGCAGATTCAGAAGTGACACAAAGCACCGTCCTATGTGCCACAACTCAATTGGAGCAAAATAAACATTTCAATCGTATCGCTGTATTTCCAGTGTGTCAGCAAATCGACGCTACCTGTGATGACAACACTGAAACTTCCGCTGAAATTGTGGCTGCCAATGCTGATGGCACTATGTTGATTTATTCTGATAGCCCTAATCAGCAAATTGGTTTTGTTAATATCAATGATCCGGCTAATCCTATTGCCATGGGAACATTGGCCTTGCCCGGTGAGCCAACTTCAGTGTCTGTCAAAGGCGATTATGCCTTGGTGGGGGTGAATCGTTCCGCAGACTTCATCAATGTTGCCGGTTCATTGGAAGTGGTAGAGATTTCAACTCTGACGATAGTGGCGAACATAGACCTAAGTGGTCAGCCTGATTCTGTCGCAGTGAGTCCTGATGGGCTTTATGCTGCGGTGGTGATAGAAAATGAGCGTGACGAAGACTTAAGTGATGGATCTCCGCCTCAATTGCCTGCTGGAAACCTTCAGATTGTGACGCTAAACGGTTCACCAGACAGCTGGGCTACTTCGACTGTAGCATTAACCGGTATTGCCGATTTATACCCTGATGATCCGGAGCCTGAATTCGTGGATATCAATAGCGACAATATTGCGGTAATTACTCTGCAAGAGAACAACCACATAGTATTGGTTGATTTAACTGACGGTTCAATCGTAAATCACTTTAGCGCTGGAACAGTTAATTTGAACTTAGTAGATAATACAGAAGAGGGCGCATTAATCTCTCAGACCGAATCAGTAAGTGAGATGTTACGAGAACCTGACGGTGTGACTTGGTTATCCACAGAGTACTTTGCAACC
Above is a window of Aliiglaciecola sp. LCG003 DNA encoding:
- the iscU gene encoding Fe-S cluster assembly scaffold IscU, whose translation is MAYSEKVIDHYENPRNVGGFDKNDPSIATGMVGAPACGDVMKLQLKVGENGIIEDAKFKTYGCGSAIASSSLVTEWVKGKTLDEAVTIKNTDIAEELALPPVKIHCSILAEDAIKAAVEDYKSKHSNA
- the iscA gene encoding iron-sulfur cluster assembly protein IscA, with product MGIKVSDAAAQRARSFLTNRGSGLGLRLGVKTTGCSGLAYVLEFVDEANPDDQVFEDNGIKIIIDGKSLVYLDGTELDFAKEGLNEGFLFNNPNANGECGCGESFNV
- the hscB gene encoding co-chaperone HscB; amino-acid sequence: MNFFALFGLPQQFHIDMAVLSATYQSLAQVTHPDKFSAAGGKEKLLAVQKNAQVNDGYQVLKKPLSRAEHLLELRGLELQHETQTMQDSQFLMQQMEWREELHEIEKASEPERALAALELQIAAQTKQHFSRLESLLNQQNAEADKNAAMEVRKLKFLEKMKKEIELKEDALFDY
- the hscA gene encoding Fe-S protein assembly chaperone HscA; translated protein: MALLQIAEPGQAAAPHQRKLAVGIDLGTTNSLVASVISGKAETLVDNKGRAILPSVVHYSDSGIDVGEEAKQSANLDPANTIVSVKRLLGRSLQDIQQHYPNLPYIFDSSTPNVSMQVANRWVNPIQVSADILATLKLRAEQTLGDELTGAVVTVPAYFDDGQRQSTKDAAQLAGLHVLRLLNEPTAAAIAYGLDSGQEGVIAIYDLGGGTFDISILRLSKGVFEVLSTGGDTALGGDDFDQLIFEHICLQANLPNEISIHLRRRLLDDAKAAKEALSSDSAAEVSFTDDQGQVHNVVISALKFEAMIAPLIKKTLRACKRAVKDAEIELDEVLQVVMVGGSTRVPTVRTEVGQFFGKMPLTSIDPDKVVAIGAAIQADILAGNKPDSEMLLLDVLPLSLGIETMGGLTEKIIQRNTTIPVAKAQEFTTFKDGQTAMMVHVLQGERELIKDCRSLAKFNLTGIPPMTAGAAHIRVTFQVDADGLLSVTAMEKSSGVKAEIQVKPSYGLEEDEVANMLKSSMENAQQDMQARMLKEQQVEAARVAESLTSALQKDGADLLSTEELNALEYAMAQMLVLANQDDIAAIKAAIEQVDNISQEFAARRMDKSIHKALAGHSVNEL
- the fdx gene encoding ISC system 2Fe-2S type ferredoxin encodes the protein MPQVIFLPHAELCPDGAVLEGKKGTSVLDVALQNGIGIEHACEKVCACTTCHVLIREGLDSLPEGDELEEDMLDKAWGLEPDSRLGCQAIIQDEDLVVEIPKYTVNQVSEGH